The following is a genomic window from Flavobacteriales bacterium.
ACCTTCTCGCCGGCCGATGGGCTCACGGACATCGAGGTCATCGGCATCCAGGTGGACCGCGCCGGTCGCATCTGGATGCTCACGTTGAACGGGGTCTTGTGCTTCTTCGCCGAGGAGCGCTTCCACCATGCCGGCAACACGCCCTGGTTGGAAGGAAGCTCGGGGTCGAGCGGATGGCACTCGTTCGTCGAGGCCGGCGATGGCACCTTGTGGTTCGCCGGCATCCGGGGCGAAGCGGTCGCGGTGCGACCTGGACAGGGGGTTGTGCATCGCATACCCGCGGATGGCCGGTTGCGTTCGCTCTTCGTGGACGAACAGGCGAGGGTCCATCATATGGTGCAGAACGTGGTGTGGAGATGGGATGGCGCCGGCATGGAACGCGTGGACACGATCAACGCACGGGTCATGGCGATGAGCGTTCGTCCATGTGTGGGCCTTGCGGGGCGGGCCACCCTCCTGACCGAGGAAGGCGTGTTATTGTTCCAGCAGGGGCGGCCGAGCATTCTCCAATGGACACGTGCACGGGTCGATGCCGACCGGCACGTGCGCCTGCACTGCGTTGACAGCACGGACATGTGGTTCATCGGTCGCCGGTCCGGCGTGGAACAACATCGCGTGGATCGGGAGCTCCCCGTCCGGTGGTTCCAGCGCGAACAGATCACCACCATGTACACCACCAGGGCGGGTGATCATTGGTTCGGTACGCGATCCGGTGGGGCATTCTTGGTCGCGGCCCGGTTCACCGAGCGCACGAGGGTCGTCTCTTCGCCGGGCTCGGATGATGCGGGGGTGGTCTCCCTGTCGGTGGCTCATGGTGGTGTGTGGGCCGGTACGGACAGGGGCACCGTGCTGCACGTCACTCCGGACGGTGCGGAGCTCTTCGAGCCGGGTGAAGGGGTCCGCTATCCGGGCCGGGTGCTGCAGGTGCTGGAGGCTGATCGAACGCATCTTTGGGTGCTATCGGATCACGGCCTGTTCCGCGTCTCCGTGAGCGGGAAGGGCGATTGGAAGGAAGTGTTCAGTCGCTCTGCTCTGGGTGGATCGAGGGAGCCCATCGCCTCGAAGTGGGCGGTGGTGCGTGCGGATGGCCTCCTCTGGGCGGTGGGCAACGGGCTGAGTGCGGTGGTGCCGGTCGATGCGGACTTCCAGGCTGTGCAACAGGCACCGGAACATCTGCTCAGGGAACGCATGCAATGCCTGGCCGAGGACGGATCGGGTGTGCTATGGGTCGGGGCCGGCGATGGGCTGATCCGGATCTCGGGAGGGGCGGTGGAGGCCGTGGACCTGGGCGACCGCTTGCGCGGAACACGCATCACGAGCATCCTGCCGCTGGCCCCGGATACCCTGCTGCTTGGCACCGCCGGCGCTGGGCCGGTCCTGTTCACCCCAGGCGGAAGTGCGCGCCCGCTCGGGGAGGATGGCGCTCTCTTGAGCGATGTGGTCCGCGGGCTCAGCGGATGCGGCGACACCATCTGGTACGCCACGCCCCGCGGGGCCGGTGCGTTCATCCTTCGCCACGGCCGCGTGGTGGACAGTTGGTCCTGGTCGGTGGATAACGGGCTTCCCTCGAACGATGTGCGCGATGTGGTGCAGCATGCCGGAGTACTGATG
Proteins encoded in this region:
- a CDS encoding ATP-binding protein, with the protein product MLRRFVPLILALCPVQAAAQDPLHRRFTTADGLPSDVVYCFAEDPEGLMWFGTDAGAARFDGVRFETFSPADGLTDIEVIGIQVDRAGRIWMLTLNGVLCFFAEERFHHAGNTPWLEGSSGSSGWHSFVEAGDGTLWFAGIRGEAVAVRPGQGVVHRIPADGRLRSLFVDEQARVHHMVQNVVWRWDGAGMERVDTINARVMAMSVRPCVGLAGRATLLTEEGVLLFQQGRPSILQWTRARVDADRHVRLHCVDSTDMWFIGRRSGVEQHRVDRELPVRWFQREQITTMYTTRAGDHWFGTRSGGAFLVAARFTERTRVVSSPGSDDAGVVSLSVAHGGVWAGTDRGTVLHVTPDGAELFEPGEGVRYPGRVLQVLEADRTHLWVLSDHGLFRVSVSGKGDWKEVFSRSALGGSREPIASKWAVVRADGLLWAVGNGLSAVVPVDADFQAVQQAPEHLLRERMQCLAEDGSGVLWVGAGDGLIRISGGAVEAVDLGDRLRGTRITSILPLAPDTLLLGTAGAGPVLFTPGGSARPLGEDGALLSDVVRGLSGCGDTIWYATPRGAGAFILRHGRVVDSWSWSVDNGLPSNDVRDVVQHAGVLMVATARGLCVLPPRLQDVQGASHRLRPFGAEVNGHARPWPTGPLLLREGDRLQVEHHLVEFALAKAAVYEYSTDGDAWYPCAQGRVVLDGLSEGARALQVRARLPGGEWVLSAPLRYSVDPPWYRRRSTRMLAVGLLLGSLLLGFSWRQRRQARAHQHAMEKAVALDEERRRIAADIHDDLGAELSHLLMRSRGGGAAGVDGTGITEGLERAIGRIDEVIWSLDPTKDTVPGTIRFIEAWAVQYLRQAGLRAHIHAAPDIPGTAISARIRRNLLLAVKEAMRNAVRHARASQVEISWTVDRSTLQVAIQDDGIGIADAPVGRGTRNMHDRMTALGGLMRRTSPPGGGTRVELQVSLSPPSS